A genomic window from Salvia hispanica cultivar TCC Black 2014 chromosome 5, UniMelb_Shisp_WGS_1.0, whole genome shotgun sequence includes:
- the LOC125189344 gene encoding toMV resistant protein Tm-2 netted virescent-like: MALDAFISLKLTIDDLINNPVSLAPQTHQILEFAYHQLHSSQQIARKLLLRTTTSLDLQIKVAVSKLLHTIRSLKTKHAPSGSSVRYIEFSAEEMIGFFDHYKQLKYHLTRPESHISPIVLVLVGMAGIGKTTLASQIFEDSDIVEHYDLRAWVKIGGKCQLKEIPRRILAKLNPDLTDRFLSEGEDHEIARCLRENLKGNGSRVLLTTRLQQAVEHDGKFPDYVSKVGSFCVRTCLVKSYALINLRLMIVEVAELLSSKERTLHYWNEVAAMKNHQLFMDAYDGISKILYSSYENLTDLLKLCFLYMGVFPQIYEIPRAKLINMWSVDGFLEEKAHESQSFSAIECLNELVANTLVMIYQSSLSPDSIGDEHIKTCGLHSSLWHLCNGEGRETKFCRVLNVLGDGLGGDTEGQSRLSFHNNVLFSIKDVCESVEVRCASTARSLLCYGPYHQYPVPICSGLKLLRELDALTIRFYEFPLERAVIFASGDMEHEGDETYCMDSNIPNPCGASLESLLTLSNVSAHSCSEEVFRAVPNLEKLGIRIELAYDDDVKLLSSLDRVSCLKKLRSLKCVVVSSEIVPPPAPPFPKFPSNLTKLSLSGLGYPWEEMSKIASYSAQAAKLCVSRG, encoded by the exons ATGGCTTTGGATGCATTCATATCACTCAAGCTCACCATCGACGACCTCATAAACAATCCTGTCTCGCTGGCTCCCCAAACTCATCAAATTTTGGAATTCGCATACCACCAACTCCACTCCTCTCAACAAATCGCCAGGAAATTGCTCTTGCGCACCACCACCAGTTTGGATCTCCAAATCAAAGTCGCAGTATCCAAATTACTACACACAATTCGATCATTGAAGACCAAGCACGCGCCTTCTGGAAGCAGCGTGCGCTACATCGAATTCTCCGCAGAGGAG ATGATTGGTTTCTTCGACCATTACAAACAACTCAAATACCATCTCACTCGTCCAGAATCTCACATTTCACCCATAGTTTTGGTCCTCGTTGGAATGGCAGGCATCGGCAAGACAACACTTGCTTCACAAATTTTCGAAGATTCAGATATCGTGGAACACTACGATCTTCGCGCGTGGGTGAAAATTGGGGGAAAATGTCAATTAAAAGAGATCCCGCGGCGCATTCTAGCTAAGCTGAATCCCGATCTGACCGATCGATTCCTCTCGGAAGGTGAAGATCACGAAATTGCTCGGTGCCTGCGTGAGAATCTGAAGG GAAATGGAAGTCGAGTGTTGCTCACAACCAGGCTGCAGCAAGCAGTTGAACACGATGGTAAATTTCCTGATTATGTCTCGAAGGTTGGGAGCTTCTGCGTGAGAACGTGTTTGGTGAAGAGCTATGCACTTATCAATTTGAGACTTATGATTGTTGAGGTTGCAGAGCTCTTGTCTTCGAAGGAGAGGACGTTGCACTATTGGAACGAAGTTGCAGCAATGAAAAATCACCAGCTTTTCATGGATGCTTATGATGGAATATCAAAGATACTGTATTCAAGCTATGAGAATTTGACTGACTTGCTAAAACTATGTTTTCTGTATATGGGAGTATTTCCTCAAATTTACGAGATTCCTCGAGCTAAGCTGATCAATATGTGGAGTGTAGATGGATTTCTTGAAGAAAAAGCACATGAATCCCAATCTTTTAGTGCAATAGAATGTTTAAATGAGCTTGTTGCAAATACTTTGGTTATGATATATCAAAGCAGTCTATCTCCGGATTCAATTGGTGATGAGCATATAAAAACTTGTGGCCTTCATTCTTCGTTGTGGCACTTGTGTAACGGAGAAGGTAGGGAGACAAAATTCTGTCGCGTCTTAAACGTTCTTGGTGATGGTTTAGGAGGAGATACAGAGGGGCAGAGTAGATTGTCCTTCCACAACAATGTTTTGTTTAGCATCAAAGATGTATGTGAGTCAGTGGAGGTTCGTTGTGCGTCAACTGCGCGTTCGCTTCTTTGTTATGGTCCTTATCATCAATATCCAGTTCCCATATGCTCTGGTTTGAAGTTGCTGAGAGAGTTGGATGCTCTTACAATCCGTTTCTATGAGTTCCCATTGGAG AGGGCTGTCATATTTGCCAGTGGAGATATGGAACATGAAGGAGATGAAACATATTGCATGGATAGTAACATACCAAATCCTTGCGGGGCTTCACTGGAAAGTTTACTCACACTTTCAAATGTGAGTGCTCATAGTTGCAGTGAGGAGGTTTTTAGAGCAGTTCCCAACTTGGAGAAACTCGGAATTCGAATTGAATTAGcatatgatgatgatgttaAACTATTGAGCTCCCTCGATCGAGTTTCCTGTCTCAAAAAACTGAGATCGCTCAAATGTGTGGTAGTGAGTTCTGAGATAGTTCCTCCTCCTGCTCCTCCATTTCCAAAATTCCCATCAAATTTGACGAAGCTGAGTTTGAGTGGGTTGGGATATCCGTGGGAGGAAATGAGCAAGATCGCGTCTTACAGTGCTCAAGCTGCGAAACTATGCGTTTCAAGGGGTTAA